The following nucleotide sequence is from Burkholderia gladioli.
CGCATTTTTCCGAAATTCGCGGTGACGGCTTCCGCACCCTCGTCGAGGGGCAGCGCGTGAGCTTCGAAACGAAGATGGGCCCGAAGGGCCTGCAGGCAAGCAACATCAAGACCCTCTGAGGCGCCTGTCCGGCCGGCGTGCCTGGCGCGAGCCGGTTGCCGGAGCGGGTTGACGGCCCCATCCCGTTGTCGATGGTCGCTGCCGATTCTTTCGATGCGACAAGACAGATGCGAGGCCGATATGACAGGAAACGTTTCACGCGCCGGCAAGCGGCCCCCGCCTCGAAAGAAAATCGGGCCGCCGTCGTCGCCGCAAGGCATTGCCCTCAACTGGAT
It contains:
- a CDS encoding cold-shock protein gives rise to the protein MDTGIVKWFNDSKGFGFIAPDNSKDDLFAHFSEIRGDGFRTLVEGQRVSFETKMGPKGLQASNIKTL